ACTTCATTTTGTGCCTTCCTATGCACTTTTTCTTATTGCTTCTTTGGTTCAGTTTTCAGGTTCATTGCTTCCATGCATTGCGAATGAGTGAGCTTCCATTTGTGCCTTCTGCAGTTTCTTCAAGCAAGGACTTTCTTCATCGGTATGTAACTACTTGAAATGTTTTCTCTGCAGTTGGctcacaaattttaatttcatgaCTTGTTCTTTAACTTTCATCCAATAAATCATGATCTTGGTTTAGTACAAGTCTCATCTGGTTACATCTGAAAGCAATTAAGATAATTATCATTGTATCCCACTCAATCGACACTAGTCTTAACTTAAATGATCAGGTGCGGAACTTGTAAGTGATAAATGATCAAGTTTTCTGATGTTGTTCATTTGATACAAATCACATGTTCATGATGTTCTTCtcttgcttttcttttcaacaTCCTGGCCTTAAAATATGGGATAAAGTTGTTCCATTTCTCAAATGGCATAGCGTCTAATAAAGTTTCTAGTTTAATGTTTTTCTCATCACTACTCTTTTTACTAAGAGTTGGCATTGATAATATTTGACTTAAAACGAAAACTGTCGTGAAACAACAGTCATGaaacgttttttttttcctgtagtGGTAGATTGAAGTCGTTTCAATGATGAATAAAAGATTAGGTTCTTTGGCCAAGGTTAGATATTGTTCCCCATGGACTTTACATTTTTCACTTAGCCTTGCTATTATGTTTAAAATATTTTGGTTTTTCCTTTTAATGTTCATATATCTTACATGTACAGGGACTCCTGAGTACCAGGATGCATTTATGAATTTCATAGGTATAGACCATATGATCAATGGGAAACTTGGAAATCCTGAAATCATCAGTTGTCCTTGTATTGACTGTGAGAATCTTGTTGTGCGAATTCCTGGGAACAAAGTGTTTTGTCACTTGCAACGGATGGATCCTACTTGCATCTAATGGATATTTCATGGGGAGCCGGCTAGCTGCTAGCACTTCTAATTATGTTCACCAAGAGAGAGCAACACCTAATTATCTTCACGAAGAGAGAGCAGCACCTAGTGTATATCAGGTGGATATTTCATGTTGAAGATCAGGTTCATGATGGGGAGTTGGCCAAGCTGGTGGAAGACATTGACACCCGGTTATTCCCAGATTGTATAGTGCATGCAGTTGACTATCACTATTGAATTATATAAGCACCAGACCGTAAGTGGTTCATTATGAAAAGCTTTTGATGAACTTCTTTCTAAGGCAAATTGTTGGATGTTAACTTTCTTTTAGGTCTGACATTTGTTAATTTGAAGTCATGTTATTTATAACCTTGGACAATATGTGTCACAATCTTAACGGTGAAGAGGGGAATAATTCTAGCATTGGTATTGGTAGTGGGTGAAGATGTGAGTGATCAAAAGTTGGGATTAATTGTCCTATATTTGGACTATATTTGGACTATGTTAGTTGTCCACGTAATAGACTTTTCCATTTATAACACCCTTTTTACTTCTGTATGAACTCATTGTTAGGTACTTTATTATATTATTCAAGTTAGCACTTATATTATTCAAGTGAATAATACTAGTTGATAGCAATTTGCTTCTTATCTATTTGACTTTAAGTATTCATTTTAATTGTGCATTTGTGATAGCAATTTGCACTACTTCTTCCATGTTAAGGTCATGAAAAAGTGATTTGATATTGTTAAAAAGACGGCACAAAGCTTACAAATCTGGAACATTATAGAGGATAGTTGATGACTTAGACTTACACCCGCAATACCGGAGTTCAAGTCACCACATAATCTATTTGGTTTTGTGTTTAGAAACTAATGGGAACAGTAGTTGTGGTTAAACTGTTGCCGGAGTATTCAGGAACCAGCGGTTCTGGCAGTTGCCTTTGCATGGTTCCGAAAGCACTAGGCTACAAGCGTATTTTTTGTAGTGGGCCTACATTTGTTGCTAAATTCTTTGGAAACTAACGAAAACTGGAGTTACCATTAACATGCTGCCGAAGTATACAGGAACTAGACGTTGCCGTTGTCTAGTTCCGGAAGCATTAGGCTACTAGCATATCTCATGTTGTTGGCATAAGTTTGTTGCTCAAGAATTCAGAAACTAATAAAAACAGTAGTTGCGATCAACTTGTTGCCGAAGTGTATAGGAACTACTAGTTGCCTTTGATTAGTTCCGAAAGTctttgacaactaattttttgagGCAGTTGCCAGATTTTAGTGGCCTTTTTTCAGGTTTTTTGTAGTGTTTGGTCCATGATATCTGCGGCAATTCTTTGGGGAATTTGACTTGCAAGGAATGATAGagtttttcaaaataaaattatatctGTTGTTGTTCAATAGAAGATAAAATAGTATCTTTATATTTGGTGTTTAGTTTTCAGGACTTTGAAACACCCTCTTTCCAGGATGTAATCTCTAGTTGGTCTAAAATCTACATTAACTCTCTGTAATTCAAGAAGTTATCTATAACTTCTTCTTGCTTAGCTTCTTTATCCTTTTTGTATTCTTAAGGGTGGTACAAGTCTTTTTATACCCTCTTCTTTTTTTATCGATATATTTTCTTTACCTATCAAAAAAATATGGAGTTTTCAAAATCAAAGAGAGATTAGAAACAGTAGTAATTGTAGGGCACGACATTATAATCGTTATTGGATTGGTGGcagcattataattttttttcctaattATGTGCTTTCACCAATGTAAATTTCAATTAACAAATTGATCTGTGCATTAAAATTATATGCATTCTGAAATGACAAATATTTCCCCTCAAGTGGGGATTCCGATATTTATTTTAGAGTTTATTTTTTATAGACGTGATTTTATGCTGGTTGCAAAAGTTACGTCCcaataaacctagattttcacGACCAATATCCATGCGTGAAATTGGGGGGTTTCTTTTATGCATAGACCATTTCTAGTATTTTAAAAAGAAATGTCGACTTATACATTACCGATAAAATCATATAGCGCTGCTTGGCTCGCACACTATAGACGCGTATAGTTTTACTCGTCATACAAGCCGCGTGAATCTAGCACTCCAAGCGCTAACATATAGATAGGATAACTTGATGACAAGCTAACTTCTAATTAGGCTATAATTGAGATATTTAAGTTTAACACGTGAGTCTCTTGTTTAGGTAATGGAATGTCAAAAGTCTATGTTCACATCACATGGAATATCCTACCAGCAGTATCTGACTGACATAATCAAGGAAATTAACTATAATGTCACTTCCATCAGTGTAGTAGTATTTTAGTAAGCTTTAAGGTCACATTACAATACAAAAGGATAGATTTCGATATTTCTATCTCAGGACAGTCTTTCCGGGAAGAAAACTTGCTCATTTTCCATTTCTGTCCTTTTCTAAACTCATTCATTTCCCTATATAAAGCCTCATTAGGATTTCCACATAAATGATAAATCTGCATCCCTTCTTGGCTTCTTCCTCATCATTCATCACTCAAAAACTCTACCTTCTTTCTTGTTTGGTCATTTTGCCATTTCTCCAGAAAAAAAATTGTGCATACACTTGAATACTACCGAAATTTGCAAAATTCAGAGTCTTTCAATCAATTATACAAATTTTTCTTGAAATTGAATTATGAGTACTTATTTTAAAATGGAGAAGAATACTAGCATGAGTTTATTGGATCAAAAGCCATTGATTGTCAATCAGCTAACCCAAGCTAAAGAGCTACTAAACCAATTACAGTTTGGTGTTGACGTTACTTCTACTAGTGGCAAATTGTTACTACCTAGAATATTATCATCCTTCGAAAGTTCTCTTTCAATGTTGAGTGGGATCAAATCAGAAGCCGGATTTCAAATGACCGGATTGATGCAGACAGCTGATTCGCCTCTTTCAGTTAGCAGAAGTCCTCGTTCTAACTCTAATCTCATTGGAAATCCCTCCAAAAAGAGGTATGCCTCAATACATGGATCCATATACATATATGTTTGTTTTATAAGTTCACATTGTATGCAGACAAGTTTGTCATGGCGAGATGTTTTTGTTGTAAATATCATCTCATAAATATATTTCTTTTCCTCTAATTATAGAAAAACAATACCTAGTTGGACGGAACAAGTACGCGCTTGCGAACAGTCAGGACTCGAAGAACCTGTGAATGATGGTTACAGTTGGAGAAAATATGGACACAAAGACATTTATGGAGCCAAACATCCAAGGTGGGTGAGCAAggataaatatttttccatttgaATCACGATTGTATTTTGTACTTGGAAAATTTAGACTCTAATCAGATGTCATTGCTGTATTTCAGAGGTTATTACAGATGTACTTATAAAAATTCTCAAGGATGTCTAGCTACCAGGCAAGTTCAACGTACCGATACAGACACATCAATCTTTAGTGTCATGTACCTAGGAAGACATACATGTGTTCAAGCTTCTCGTCTACAACCAGGGCAACCCCCAAAAAAGGTTGAACAACACGataaaaaacgaaaaagaaaatcaCAAGAAACACTTATCAATTTTCAAACAGGTGGCCATGCTAATACGAATGATTATGATACGACACAAGTAGTCCTAAGATCACCTTCATTCTCATTTCCTTCAGCTCCAGTACCCATTCCATGTCAACAGAAAGAAAGTAACAGCAACATTTGCTCTTCACATCTGACACCTGATAATCACTTCATGAGTAGTCCTCTTTCGTCTCCTTCAACTTCAggatccaattccattttttctCCGTATAGAGTGAACAATATCGAAAGTGGACATGATTTACAAACTTCAGACTACGATCTATGTGAATTCGAGTCAGCATTACCTTTGGCATTGGATTCTTCGGATCTGTATTAGGATTGGGACTGGGATTCTTTTGATGCCTTTTGCTTCTGATTCATCATTTGAAATATAGACTATAGTGTTCACAAGTTCTGTTTATTAGCTGAAAAACTGTATCAT
This portion of the Papaver somniferum cultivar HN1 chromosome 11, ASM357369v1, whole genome shotgun sequence genome encodes:
- the LOC113325194 gene encoding probable WRKY transcription factor 41, translated to MSTYFKMEKNTSMSLLDQKPLIVNQLTQAKELLNQLQFGVDVTSTSGKLLLPRILSSFESSLSMLSGIKSEAGFQMTGLMQTADSPLSVSRSPRSNSNLIGNPSKKRKTIPSWTEQVRACEQSGLEEPVNDGYSWRKYGHKDIYGAKHPRGYYRCTYKNSQGCLATRQVQRTDTDTSIFSVMYLGRHTCVQASRLQPGQPPKKVEQHDKKRKRKSQETLINFQTGGHANTNDYDTTQVVLRSPSFSFPSAPVPIPCQQKESNSNICSSHLTPDNHFMSSPLSSPSTSGSNSIFSPYRVNNIESGHDLQTSDYDLCEFESALPLALDSSDLY